In Pseudoxanthomonas sp., one genomic interval encodes:
- the purF gene encoding amidophosphoribosyltransferase, with the protein MCGIVGIVGNQNVAGQLYDGLTVLQHRGQDAAGIATADGTRLRVHKDNGLVRDVFSPKAMSVLEGRVGIAHCRYPTAGSEGMDEAQPFYVNSPYGIALAHNGNLINTESLRQDVFAQDRRNINTDSDSEVLLNVFAHELDLQRTLTPEAAIRAVAGVHRRVKGGYAVVSVVLGLGLVAFRDPHGIRPLVLGKREHGEGTEYIIASESAALDILGFVRMRDVQPGEAIVITARGELFSEIVADAPKHAPCIFEYVYFARPDSMIDNVSVHKARMRMGVKLGEKILRLRPDHDIDTIIPIPDTSRDAALEISNVLGVKYREGFIKNRYVGRTFIMPGQGERVKSVRRKLNPINLEFRNRVVLLVDDSIVRGTTSKQIVQMARDAGARKVYLASAAPPVRHPNIYGIDMPAADELVAHNRTVEDIERELGCDWLIYQDLEDLEAAVREGNPNLAEFDSSCFDGEYVTGIEPGYFERIEQSRSDEAKRKRRVG; encoded by the coding sequence ATGTGCGGCATCGTCGGAATCGTCGGCAACCAGAACGTCGCCGGCCAGCTTTATGACGGGCTGACCGTCCTCCAGCATCGCGGACAGGACGCGGCCGGCATCGCCACCGCCGACGGAACGCGCCTGCGCGTGCACAAGGACAACGGGCTGGTGCGGGACGTGTTCAGCCCCAAGGCCATGAGCGTGCTGGAAGGCCGCGTGGGCATCGCCCACTGCCGCTATCCGACCGCGGGCTCGGAGGGCATGGACGAGGCGCAGCCGTTCTACGTCAACTCGCCGTACGGCATCGCGCTGGCGCACAACGGCAACCTGATCAACACCGAATCGCTGCGGCAGGACGTGTTCGCGCAGGACCGCCGCAACATCAACACCGATTCGGACAGCGAAGTGCTGCTGAACGTGTTCGCGCACGAACTGGACCTGCAGCGCACGCTGACGCCGGAAGCGGCCATCCGCGCCGTCGCCGGCGTGCATCGCCGGGTCAAGGGCGGCTATGCGGTGGTCAGCGTGGTGCTGGGTCTGGGCCTGGTGGCGTTCCGCGATCCGCACGGCATCCGTCCGCTGGTGCTGGGCAAGCGCGAGCACGGCGAGGGCACCGAGTACATCATCGCGTCGGAGTCGGCCGCGCTCGACATCCTCGGTTTCGTGCGCATGCGCGACGTGCAGCCCGGCGAGGCCATCGTCATCACCGCGCGCGGCGAACTGTTCAGCGAGATCGTCGCGGATGCGCCGAAGCACGCGCCGTGCATTTTCGAGTACGTGTACTTCGCACGCCCCGACTCGATGATCGACAACGTGTCGGTGCACAAGGCGCGCATGCGCATGGGCGTGAAGCTGGGCGAGAAGATCCTGCGCCTGCGTCCCGACCACGACATCGACACGATCATCCCGATTCCGGACACCTCGCGCGACGCCGCACTGGAGATCTCCAACGTGCTGGGCGTGAAATACCGCGAGGGCTTCATCAAGAACCGCTACGTCGGCCGCACGTTCATCATGCCGGGGCAGGGCGAGCGGGTGAAGTCGGTGCGCCGCAAGCTCAATCCGATCAACCTGGAGTTCCGCAACCGCGTGGTGCTGCTGGTCGACGACTCCATCGTGCGCGGCACCACCTCCAAGCAGATCGTGCAGATGGCGCGCGATGCCGGTGCCCGCAAGGTCTATCTGGCCAGCGCCGCACCGCCGGTGCGCCATCCCAACATCTACGGCATCGACATGCCGGCCGCCGACGAACTGGTGGCCCACAACCGCACGGTCGAGGACATCGAGCGCGAGCTGGGCTGCGACTGGCTGATCTACCAGGATCTCGAGGACCTGGAAGCCGCCGTGCGCGAGGGCAATCCGAACCTGGCGGAGTTCGATTCGTCCTGCTTCGACGGCGAGTACGTCACGGGCATCGAACCGGGTTACTTCGAACGCATCGAGCAGTCCCGTTCGGACGAAGCCAAGCGCAAGCGCCGCGTCGGCTGA
- a CDS encoding CvpA family protein, with protein MSALDLTLLAIVGVSTLFGLMRGFISALASMVAWLLSGWVAFHYGADVAHLLSSDGQPSASELLGGYVLSFVGVMIFVGLTGWAIRHLVKSVGLSGLDRVLGLALGLARGAFVACVVLLLTAFTDLPSEPEWHRSSVVPVLLPGAQWLSQWLPEWTVQELDFGNGRPAGDNARLRNLLPLPLEEPGASQERAPPTASPASKPE; from the coding sequence GTGAGCGCGCTCGACCTGACCCTGTTGGCCATCGTCGGCGTGTCGACCCTGTTCGGCCTGATGCGCGGTTTCATCAGTGCGCTGGCCTCGATGGTCGCCTGGCTGCTGTCGGGCTGGGTGGCCTTCCACTACGGCGCCGACGTCGCCCATCTGCTGTCGAGCGATGGCCAGCCCTCGGCCAGCGAACTGCTCGGCGGCTACGTCCTCAGCTTCGTCGGCGTGATGATCTTCGTGGGCTTGACCGGCTGGGCGATCCGGCACCTGGTCAAGTCGGTCGGATTGTCGGGGCTGGATCGCGTGCTGGGACTTGCGCTGGGGCTGGCACGGGGTGCTTTCGTCGCCTGCGTGGTGCTGCTGCTGACCGCCTTCACCGATCTGCCGAGCGAACCTGAATGGCATCGCTCGTCCGTGGTGCCGGTGCTGCTGCCCGGTGCGCAGTGGCTGTCGCAGTGGCTGCCGGAATGGACTGTGCAGGAACTGGACTTTGGCAACGGGCGCCCGGCGGGCGATAATGCGCGCCTGCGAAATCTGCTGCCCCTGCCGCTGGAAGAACCCGGCGCATCGCAGGAGCGCGCCCCACCGACCGCCTCGCCCGCGTCGAAACCGGAGTAG
- a CDS encoding SPOR domain-containing protein: MDTALKQRLIGAVVLVALAVIFLPMLVKGPAPDSGVSDVPLDVPPAAGGEFETRELPLVTPGNAPSTGAVGLQGQVAAPAAEPAPPSGTLQPAATAGGNFAVSFGAYATRADADTVLARVMQAKLPGFVEPATINGQPAFRVRVGPYADRPQAEAARLDAIKIRGDVNAQVVTLDVPADTPTTPSPTPATPVATAPATTPAVTTQALPPEPAKPAPKPAAAETKPVATTPPAPKPAPATATPAAPTPKPVEPPKPAASGTGFAVQLGAFSNAADANALRDRARGAGFSAFVEQVRTDKGTLSRVRVGPVANRADADRLKAQVATKIGVDGMVRPHP, from the coding sequence ATGGATACTGCCCTGAAACAGCGCCTGATCGGCGCCGTCGTGCTGGTGGCGCTGGCCGTCATCTTCCTGCCGATGCTCGTGAAGGGCCCCGCGCCCGACAGCGGCGTGTCCGATGTGCCGCTGGACGTGCCGCCCGCCGCCGGCGGCGAGTTCGAAACGCGCGAGTTGCCGCTGGTGACGCCGGGCAACGCACCATCCACCGGCGCCGTGGGCCTGCAGGGCCAGGTCGCCGCGCCTGCCGCCGAACCCGCACCGCCTTCCGGCACGCTGCAGCCGGCCGCGACCGCAGGAGGCAATTTCGCCGTCAGTTTCGGGGCCTACGCCACCCGCGCCGATGCCGATACCGTCCTGGCCCGCGTGATGCAGGCCAAGCTGCCCGGGTTCGTGGAACCGGCGACCATCAACGGCCAGCCCGCGTTCCGCGTGCGCGTGGGGCCCTACGCGGACCGTCCGCAGGCCGAAGCCGCACGACTGGATGCGATCAAGATCCGCGGCGACGTCAATGCGCAGGTGGTGACGCTGGACGTTCCAGCCGACACGCCGACGACGCCGTCGCCCACGCCCGCGACCCCGGTCGCGACGGCGCCGGCCACCACGCCGGCCGTCACCACCCAGGCGCTTCCGCCGGAACCGGCCAAGCCCGCCCCGAAGCCGGCCGCGGCCGAGACGAAGCCGGTGGCCACCACGCCGCCGGCCCCTAAGCCCGCTCCGGCGACCGCGACGCCGGCCGCGCCCACTCCCAAGCCTGTTGAACCGCCCAAGCCGGCCGCCTCCGGCACCGGTTTCGCCGTGCAACTGGGTGCGTTCTCGAATGCGGCCGATGCCAATGCGCTGCGCGACCGCGCGCGCGGTGCCGGTTTCAGCGCCTTCGTCGAACAGGTCCGCACCGACAAGGGCACGCTGAGCCGCGTGCGCGTGGGTCCGGTCGCCAACCGTGCCGATGCCGACCGGTTGAAGGCGCAGGTCGCGACGAAGATCGGCGTCGACGGCATGGTGCGTCCGCATCCTTGA
- a CDS encoding folylpolyglutamate synthase/dihydrofolate synthase family protein: MGLDRVREVAARLSLGRPATRVITVGGTNGKGSTVAFIEAIARAAGWKVGAYTSPHLLRYNERVRLDGVEVDDASLVEAFEAVEAARLSPSPVGDQRKSPRERGVGVRVERSPGVSDGVATPSPPSPPLEGEGSGIPLTYFEFGTLAALWLFERAGLDLAVLEIGLGGRLDAVNIVDPDVAVITTVDIDHTDWLGNDREAIGAEKAGIARAWKPLVLGEVDSPSSVLRHAYAIGANALRLGSDFFHEPIDRQRWRWREVGAELELPSPALSAPSQRANAATAIAALRALPGQAVPDEAFAEGVANAVLPGRLQSFQRHGVDVVLDVGHNPQAARELAAWLQARPIAGVTRVVFAALADKDARSVVDAFAGTPLHWFLAGLVSGPRSQTAEELAARLDDRIATTARLHANVDGALRAALAASTPGDRVLVFGSFHTVADALNVLHSGR; encoded by the coding sequence ATGGGCCTGGACCGCGTGCGCGAGGTCGCCGCACGGCTCTCGCTGGGCAGACCCGCCACCCGCGTCATCACCGTCGGCGGTACCAACGGCAAGGGCTCGACCGTGGCCTTCATCGAGGCCATCGCGCGCGCTGCCGGCTGGAAGGTGGGCGCGTACACCTCGCCGCACCTGCTGCGCTACAACGAGCGCGTGCGCCTCGATGGCGTCGAGGTGGATGACGCCTCATTGGTCGAAGCGTTCGAGGCGGTGGAGGCGGCGCGCCTGAGCCCCTCTCCCGTCGGCGACCAACGGAAGTCCCCGCGGGAGAGAGGCGTTGGGGTGAGGGTCGAACGAAGTCCGGGCGTGTCCGACGGCGTCGCCACACCATCCCCACCCAGCCCTCCCCTTGAAGGGGAGGGCTCCGGCATTCCGCTGACCTATTTCGAGTTCGGCACGCTGGCCGCGCTCTGGCTGTTCGAGCGCGCAGGACTCGACTTGGCCGTACTGGAAATCGGCTTGGGCGGGCGACTGGATGCGGTGAACATCGTCGATCCCGACGTCGCCGTCATCACCACGGTCGACATCGACCACACCGACTGGCTCGGTAACGACCGCGAGGCCATCGGCGCCGAGAAGGCGGGCATCGCCCGCGCCTGGAAGCCGTTGGTGCTGGGCGAAGTGGATTCGCCCTCCAGCGTCCTGCGCCACGCGTACGCCATCGGCGCGAACGCACTCCGGCTGGGCAGCGACTTCTTCCACGAGCCCATCGACCGCCAGCGCTGGCGCTGGCGCGAAGTCGGCGCGGAGCTGGAACTGCCGTCGCCCGCCTTGTCCGCGCCGTCGCAACGCGCGAATGCGGCGACCGCCATCGCCGCGCTGCGCGCGTTGCCGGGCCAGGCCGTGCCGGACGAAGCGTTCGCCGAAGGCGTGGCGAACGCCGTGCTGCCGGGTCGCCTGCAGTCTTTCCAGCGCCATGGCGTGGACGTGGTGCTGGATGTCGGCCACAACCCGCAGGCGGCGCGCGAACTGGCGGCATGGCTGCAGGCACGTCCGATCGCTGGCGTCACCCGCGTGGTGTTCGCCGCGCTGGCCGACAAGGATGCGCGCAGCGTGGTCGACGCGTTCGCCGGTACGCCGCTGCACTGGTTCCTCGCGGGTCTGGTGTCCGGACCGCGCTCGCAGACGGCCGAAGAACTCGCGGCGCGCCTCGACGACCGGATCGCGACGACGGCACGCCTGCACGCGAACGTGGACGGCGCCTTGCGTGCCGCGCTCGCCGCGTCGACGCCCGGCGACCGCGTGCTGGTATTCGGCTCGTTCCACACGGTGGCCGATGCATTGAACGTGCTGCATTCAGGTCGATGA
- a CDS encoding energy transducer TonB, whose translation MALLGVMLPCAALAETAVRRVDPRVIEAPPPRYPPDAVRGGFAGTSVLIVSISETGQVTDVQVGQSAGHPALDAAAIEAARSWKFAPAIENGRTVAARVRMPVDFGLGDERIYDPFLARMTPEDWVSAVPVDEHGHLPGYLPDPQPIPGANAEEAIALLMQRGNVQAVQGTPPGVSLYAVADGKEFSQWWIHGEGASRSVVRRRLATDGQRGFLMTRVLCGVPGSHACLVLQATEQGARPQMAVKLPSSPGATPAGRSP comes from the coding sequence GTGGCCCTGCTGGGCGTGATGCTGCCGTGCGCCGCTCTCGCCGAAACGGCGGTGCGACGCGTCGATCCCCGGGTCATCGAGGCGCCGCCACCGCGATATCCGCCCGACGCGGTGCGCGGCGGTTTTGCCGGCACCAGCGTGCTGATCGTCAGCATCTCGGAAACCGGCCAGGTCACCGACGTGCAGGTCGGACAGTCCGCAGGCCATCCTGCACTCGATGCGGCCGCGATCGAGGCCGCGCGCAGCTGGAAGTTCGCGCCCGCGATCGAGAACGGTCGCACCGTCGCGGCACGCGTCAGAATGCCGGTGGACTTCGGACTCGGTGACGAAAGAATCTACGACCCTTTCCTTGCGCGGATGACGCCGGAGGACTGGGTATCCGCGGTGCCGGTGGACGAACACGGACACCTGCCGGGTTACCTGCCCGATCCCCAGCCCATTCCGGGCGCGAACGCGGAGGAGGCGATCGCGCTGTTGATGCAGCGTGGCAACGTACAAGCGGTACAGGGAACACCGCCGGGCGTGTCGCTCTACGCGGTCGCCGACGGCAAAGAGTTCAGCCAGTGGTGGATCCATGGCGAGGGCGCGTCGCGTTCCGTCGTCAGGCGTCGGCTCGCGACGGACGGCCAGCGCGGCTTCCTGATGACGCGCGTGCTGTGCGGCGTTCCCGGCAGTCACGCGTGCCTGGTCCTGCAGGCGACCGAACAGGGCGCCCGTCCGCAGATGGCCGTCAAACTGCCGTCCTCCCCCGGCGCAACACCTGCGGGCCGTTCGCCGTGA
- a CDS encoding histidine phosphatase family protein: MRILLARHGETPWNAEGRYQGQIDIPLSPVGEGQATALGQRLKDVRIDRAVASPLSRAQRTAQLALGESRADMLLTDPELQEIAHGEWEGLLASEIQEKDPARLLAWREEPDTVLMPGGESLRQVLDRSWRGLARAADGLGDDDTLLIVAHDAVNRVLLCRILGLPIARLWMFRQAPTTLNLLEGPSVDQLEVVRLNDCAHHTPFFGEAKHRAL; this comes from the coding sequence ATGCGCATCCTGCTTGCCCGCCATGGCGAAACGCCGTGGAACGCCGAAGGCCGCTACCAGGGCCAGATCGACATCCCGCTCTCGCCGGTCGGTGAAGGCCAGGCGACCGCGCTGGGCCAGCGGTTGAAGGACGTGCGCATCGATCGCGCGGTGGCCTCGCCGCTTTCCCGTGCGCAACGCACGGCACAGCTGGCGCTGGGCGAATCGCGCGCGGACATGCTGCTCACCGATCCCGAATTGCAGGAAATCGCCCATGGCGAATGGGAAGGCCTGCTCGCCAGCGAGATCCAGGAGAAGGATCCGGCGCGCCTGCTCGCCTGGCGCGAGGAGCCGGACACCGTGCTGATGCCCGGCGGCGAATCGCTGCGCCAGGTCCTCGACCGTTCGTGGCGCGGTCTGGCGCGCGCTGCCGACGGACTGGGCGACGACGACACGCTGCTGATCGTGGCGCACGATGCCGTCAACCGCGTCCTGCTGTGCCGCATCCTGGGTCTGCCCATCGCCAGGCTGTGGATGTTCCGCCAGGCCCCCACGACGCTCAACCTGCTGGAAGGCCCCTCGGTCGACCAGCTGGAAGTCGTGCGTCTCAACGACTGTGCGCACCACACGCCGTTCTTCGGCGAAGCGAAGCATCGGGCGCTCTAG
- a CDS encoding S46 family peptidase, which yields MRPNLLAAAIAVPLSLLAAQLAHAGEGMWVPQQLPEIAGPLKKAGLKLSPQQLADLTGDPMGAVVALGGCTASFVSPNGLVVTNHHCAYGAIQLNSTAENNLIKNGFNAPATTDEVSAGPNARVFVLDEITDVTKDAKAAIASAGDDALARTKALEAFEKKLIADCESDAGFRCRLYSFSGGNTYRLFKNLEIKDVRLAYAPPGSVGKFGGDIDNWMWPRHTGDFAFYRAYVGKDGKPAAYSKDNVPYRPKHWLTFADKPLGEGDFVMVAGYPGSTNRYALAAEFDNTAAWTYPTIARHYKNQIAMVQDAGKKNADIQVKYAATMASWNNTSKNYDGQLEGFKRIDAAGQKQREEAAVLAWLKGQGAKGQPALDAHATLLALLEQNKATRERDLTLAMFNNTAMVGSATQLYRLAIEREKPNAERESGYQERDLPAIEGGLKQLERRYVAAMDRQLQEYWLSEYLKLPADQRVAAVDTWLGGNDAAAVKRALDRLAGTKLGSTEERLTWFAADRKAFEASKDPAIQYAVAVMPTLLKLEQERKTRAGENLAARPVYLQALADYKKSQGEFVYPDANLSLRITFGNVMGYAPRDGVEYTPFTTLEGVVAKETGEDPFDSPKALLDAVAAKRYGGLEDKRLGSVPVNYLSNLDITGGNSGSPVLDAHGKLIGLAFDGNWESVSSNWVFDPKMTRMIAVDGRYMRWIMQEVYPAPQLLTEMGVGK from the coding sequence ATGCGTCCGAACCTGCTCGCCGCCGCCATCGCGGTTCCCTTGTCCCTGCTCGCCGCCCAGCTCGCCCATGCCGGCGAAGGCATGTGGGTGCCGCAGCAGTTGCCCGAGATCGCGGGACCGCTGAAGAAGGCCGGCCTGAAGCTGTCGCCGCAGCAGCTGGCCGACCTCACCGGCGACCCGATGGGCGCGGTGGTCGCGCTGGGCGGTTGCACCGCCAGCTTCGTGTCGCCGAACGGCCTGGTGGTGACCAATCACCACTGCGCGTACGGCGCGATCCAGCTGAACTCGACCGCCGAGAACAATCTGATCAAGAACGGCTTCAACGCGCCGGCCACCACGGACGAAGTCAGCGCCGGCCCGAATGCACGCGTGTTCGTGCTGGACGAGATCACCGACGTGACCAAGGACGCGAAGGCGGCCATCGCCTCCGCAGGCGACGATGCACTGGCGCGCACCAAGGCGCTGGAGGCGTTCGAGAAGAAGCTGATCGCCGACTGCGAGTCCGACGCCGGCTTCCGCTGCCGCCTCTACAGCTTCTCCGGTGGCAACACCTACCGCCTGTTCAAGAACCTGGAGATCAAGGACGTGCGCCTGGCGTACGCGCCGCCGGGCAGCGTGGGCAAGTTCGGCGGCGACATCGACAACTGGATGTGGCCGCGCCACACCGGCGATTTCGCGTTCTACCGCGCCTACGTGGGCAAGGACGGCAAGCCGGCGGCGTACTCGAAGGACAACGTGCCGTACCGGCCGAAGCACTGGCTGACGTTCGCCGACAAGCCGCTGGGCGAGGGCGACTTCGTGATGGTGGCCGGCTATCCGGGTTCGACCAACCGCTACGCGCTGGCGGCCGAATTCGACAACACCGCCGCGTGGACCTACCCGACCATCGCGCGCCACTACAAGAACCAGATCGCGATGGTGCAGGACGCCGGCAAGAAGAACGCCGACATCCAGGTGAAGTACGCCGCGACCATGGCCAGCTGGAACAACACCAGCAAGAACTACGACGGCCAGCTGGAAGGCTTCAAGCGGATCGACGCCGCCGGCCAGAAGCAGCGCGAGGAAGCCGCCGTGCTGGCGTGGCTGAAGGGGCAGGGCGCCAAGGGCCAGCCCGCGCTGGACGCCCACGCCACGCTGCTGGCGCTGCTCGAACAGAACAAGGCGACGCGCGAGCGCGACCTGACCCTGGCGATGTTCAACAACACGGCGATGGTGGGTTCGGCGACGCAGCTGTACCGCCTGGCGATCGAACGCGAAAAGCCGAACGCGGAGCGCGAATCCGGCTACCAGGAACGCGACCTGCCGGCCATCGAGGGCGGCCTGAAGCAGCTCGAGCGCCGCTATGTCGCCGCGATGGATCGCCAGCTGCAGGAATACTGGTTGAGCGAGTACCTCAAACTGCCGGCCGACCAGCGCGTCGCGGCAGTGGACACCTGGCTGGGCGGCAACGATGCGGCGGCTGTGAAGCGAGCGCTCGACCGGCTGGCCGGCACGAAGCTCGGCAGCACGGAAGAGCGCCTGACGTGGTTCGCCGCCGACCGCAAGGCGTTCGAGGCCAGCAAGGATCCGGCGATCCAGTACGCCGTCGCGGTGATGCCCACGCTGCTGAAGCTCGAACAGGAGCGCAAGACGCGCGCCGGCGAGAACCTGGCGGCGCGTCCGGTCTACCTGCAGGCGCTGGCCGACTACAAGAAGAGCCAGGGCGAGTTCGTCTATCCGGACGCCAACCTGTCGTTGCGCATCACCTTCGGCAATGTCATGGGGTATGCGCCGAGGGATGGCGTGGAATACACCCCGTTCACCACGCTGGAAGGCGTGGTCGCCAAGGAGACCGGCGAGGATCCATTCGACTCGCCAAAGGCGCTGCTCGACGCGGTGGCGGCCAAGCGCTATGGCGGACTGGAAGACAAGCGGCTGGGTTCGGTGCCGGTCAACTACCTGTCGAACCTGGACATCACCGGCGGCAATTCCGGTTCGCCGGTGCTGGACGCACACGGCAAGCTGATCGGGCTGGCCTTCGACGGCAACTGGGAGTCGGTCAGTTCCAACTGGGTGTTCGATCCCAAGATGACCCGCATGATCGCCGTGGACGGCCGTTACATGCGCTGGATCATGCAGGAGGTCTACCCGGCGCCGCAGCTGCTGACGGAAATGGGCGTGGGCAAGTAA
- the tdh gene encoding L-threonine 3-dehydrogenase, whose translation MAQTMKALVKREAGKGIWMEELPVPQPGPNEVLVKLEKTAICGTDLHIYLWDEWSQRTITPGLTIGHEFVGRIAQLGSAVTGYEVGQRVSAEGHIVCGHCRNCRGGRQHLCPNTVGIGVNRNGAFAEYMVMPASNLWPIPDQIPSELAAFFDPYGNAAHCALEFDVVGEDVLITGAGPIGIIAAGICKHIGARNVVVTDVNDFRLKLAADMGATRVVNVANTSLKDVMADLHMEGFDVGLEMSGNPRAFNDMLDCMYHGGKIAMLGIMPRGAGCDWDKIIFKGLTVQGIYGRKMYETWYKMTQLVLSGFPLGKVLTHQLPIDDFQKGFDLMEQGKAGKVVLSWN comes from the coding sequence ATGGCTCAGACGATGAAGGCGCTGGTGAAGCGCGAGGCCGGCAAAGGCATCTGGATGGAGGAGCTGCCGGTTCCGCAGCCCGGTCCCAACGAGGTGCTGGTCAAGCTGGAGAAGACCGCCATCTGCGGCACCGACCTGCACATCTACCTGTGGGACGAGTGGAGCCAGCGCACCATCACGCCCGGCCTGACCATCGGCCACGAGTTCGTCGGTCGCATCGCCCAGCTGGGTTCCGCCGTGACCGGCTACGAGGTCGGCCAGCGCGTGTCGGCCGAGGGCCACATCGTCTGCGGCCACTGCCGCAACTGCCGCGGCGGCCGCCAGCACCTGTGCCCGAACACCGTCGGCATAGGCGTGAACCGCAACGGCGCCTTCGCCGAGTACATGGTGATGCCGGCCAGCAACCTGTGGCCGATCCCGGACCAGATCCCGTCCGAGCTGGCCGCGTTCTTCGACCCGTACGGCAACGCCGCGCACTGCGCGCTGGAGTTCGACGTGGTGGGCGAGGACGTGCTGATCACCGGCGCCGGCCCCATCGGCATCATCGCCGCCGGCATCTGCAAGCACATCGGCGCACGCAACGTGGTGGTCACCGACGTCAACGATTTCCGCCTGAAGCTGGCCGCCGACATGGGCGCCACCCGCGTGGTCAACGTGGCCAACACCTCGCTGAAGGACGTGATGGCCGACCTGCACATGGAAGGCTTCGACGTGGGCCTGGAGATGAGCGGCAACCCGCGCGCCTTCAACGACATGCTCGACTGCATGTACCACGGCGGCAAGATCGCGATGCTCGGCATCATGCCCAGGGGCGCCGGCTGCGACTGGGACAAGATCATCTTCAAGGGCCTCACCGTGCAGGGCATCTACGGCCGCAAGATGTACGAGACCTGGTACAAGATGACGCAGCTCGTCTTGAGCGGCTTCCCGCTCGGCAAGGTGCTGACGCACCAGTTGCCGATCGACGATTTCCAGAAGGGTTTCGACCTGATGGAACAGGGCAAGGCCGGCAAGGTGGTGTTGAGCTGGAACTGA
- a CDS encoding TorF family putative porin, whose amino-acid sequence MKPVKLCTALATVLLLSLPLAAFAQEAEEEEASSPFSATFAATTDYVFRGVSQTDNGPAFQAGASYSAPFGLYAGVWASNVDFGAGGPDFEVDYFVGWNKDLSDSWNLDLAVNRYTYEGASDGYGDIDYNEYIAKLEWSGPVTVGGILAYADDYSNTGAEEIYAGLSASYDIGDSGFSLGASTGYTSIDAGSDGRADFYDGSVTLSKGFGPATATLGYYDTFGSDASELRRGSDIYKPGLVFTIAVEVP is encoded by the coding sequence ATGAAGCCCGTCAAGCTCTGCACCGCCCTTGCCACCGTCCTGCTGCTGTCCCTGCCGCTGGCGGCATTCGCGCAGGAGGCCGAAGAGGAAGAGGCGTCCTCGCCTTTCAGCGCCACCTTCGCGGCGACGACAGACTACGTCTTCCGTGGCGTGTCGCAGACCGACAACGGCCCGGCATTCCAGGCCGGCGCCAGCTACTCGGCACCGTTCGGCCTTTACGCCGGTGTGTGGGCGTCCAACGTGGATTTCGGCGCCGGCGGCCCGGATTTCGAAGTGGACTACTTCGTGGGCTGGAACAAGGATCTCAGCGACAGCTGGAACCTCGACCTGGCCGTGAACCGCTATACCTACGAAGGCGCGTCCGACGGCTACGGCGACATCGACTACAACGAGTACATCGCCAAGCTGGAGTGGAGTGGCCCGGTGACGGTCGGCGGCATCCTCGCGTATGCCGACGACTACAGCAACACAGGCGCCGAAGAGATCTACGCCGGCCTGTCGGCGAGCTACGACATCGGCGACTCCGGATTCTCGCTGGGCGCCTCGACCGGCTACACCTCGATCGACGCCGGCAGCGACGGCCGTGCCGACTTCTACGACGGCTCGGTCACCCTGTCGAAGGGGTTCGGCCCGGCCACCGCAACGCTGGGCTATTACGACACCTTCGGATCGGACGCCTCCGAACTGCGCCGCGGCTCGGACATCTACAAGCCGGGTCTGGTGTTCACCATCGCGGTCGAAGTTCCGTAA